ATCGAGGCCGCCCTGGTCAGCCGGCTGGAGCTGGAGGCGCTGGCCGAGATCGCGATTCACGACGCCGCGTTCTTCCTCCTCGACCTCGTCGCCATGGCGAGGTTCGAACCGGGGGCTCGACACCCGCTCGGCCACCGGCGCCTGCTCGACCTGCGCGCCGTCTGCCAGGAGGCGGAGCGGCGTCGGCGCCTGCTCGCCGACGCCTGGCCGGACCAGGCGATCGACACGGCGGCGGTGCTGCCGGTCTCCCGGCTGACCGGGCAGGTCGTCGCGCTCACCGCACTGCAGTGGGAGGTGGTGGCGAACGCCAACCGGCGCCGCAGCCCGATCGACCTGGCCCGCCTGCTCGGCCGGGACACCTTCGGGGTGCTCCTGGAGGTCCGCCGGATGGCCCGCGCCGGGCTGGTGGAGGCGGGGCGGCAGGGCGGCTCGGCCGCGTCGGAATCGGTCGCGGCGGCCCGTGCCGCAGCAGCCGTGGCGCAGCAGACCGAGCCGGTCAGGCGAGGTCCCGCTCGCTCCGGCAAGCGCAAGGCTGCGGTCGCGGAGGCACCGACGACGCTCGACCGGCGCACCATCCCGCAGCAGCGGCGACCGGTGCCGGTCGAGCAGATCGCCCCGCACGCGTCCGACGAGCACCGGCTCTCCGATCAGGTGCTCACGCGCCTGATCGCAGGGCTCACCGCGCTGTGATGCGCCTGTTCCGCCCTCGCTGGAACCGTCCGAAAAGGAGTGACCCGGTGCCTGACAACACTCCCGTGCTCGCCGAGCTGCGTCGGCTCCGTGAACGGCTGCCCTACATCGCCGGGATCGTCGTCGCCAGCACGGACGGGCTGCTCGTCGCTCATGAGGCGCCCGGGATCGAACCGGAGACCGTGGCGGCGATGTCCGCCGCGCTGCTCGGGCTGAGCCAGCAGCTCGCGGCCGGGACCGGATCGGGCGACTTCCGGGAGACGGTGACCTCCGCCTCCCACGGCTATGTCGCCACCTTCGTCGCCGGTGAGTCCGCGCTGCTCACGGTGCTGGCGAAGCCGGAACTGAACGTCGGGCTGCTGCACCACGAGGCTCGGCCGGCGGCAGCCCGGATCGGTGCGCTGCTCGCCGAACCGAGCGGTGCCCGACGGCCCTGATAACGCATCAACCGATCACCCTTCACCGCACAGAAATCGAGGAGATCATGCCCGACATGGAAACGTCGCTCAAGGAGTCGATGCAGATCGAGGGCGCCATCGGCGTCGCGCTCGTCGACTACACCAGCGGTATGGCGCTGGGCACGCTGGGATCGAGCAAGGACTTCGACCTGACCGTCGCCGCCGCGGGCAACACCGATGTGGTCCGGGCCAAGCTGCGGGCCCTGGAGATGCTCAAGATCAAGGATTCGATCGAGGACATCCTGATCACCCTGAAGGACCAGTATCACGTGATCAGGCCCCTGACCACGGCGAATACGCAAGGACTGTTCCTCTACCTGGTGCTGCTGCGCTCGCGGGCCAACCTGGCGATGGCCCGGCACAAGCTGCGGTCGATCGAGGAGAACCTCCAGATGAACTAGGCACACCCGCCACGATCGCCGCAACTCTTCAAGAGTTGCGGCGATCGTCCTTGATCTGGCTCGGCTACTGCGTGATCGTCATCCCGGCACTCGTGACCAAGGCGGTGAGCTGCTCGGTCGTGAAGATCGGCGCGGGCAGGTACGGTCCCCCGGCCGAGTTCGTGGCCACGGCGCTGACGGCCGACCCGTCGGCGAGGTGCACGGTGACCCCGACCTCCTGGAACCCGTCGGTCTTCGAGCTGGTCCAGACCGAGAACTGCTCACCGTGCGGTCCGGTCTGCGGCGCACAGGACGACCGGTCCGTCGTGTAGGCGGTGCACGGCGCGGCGCCCAGACCGGCCTTCGCGCCGTCGAGGGTGAAGCGCACCGACAGGTTCCCCTGTCCCGCGCCGGTGGTGACGAGCGCGAACCCCTCGTACCAGTCGAGGTCTGGGAGATCGGCGACGCTGCCCGGCGGCAGCACCGCGAGCGCGGGCGGCGCGAGCCCGGGGCGGTAGTTCGGGTCCGTCGCGAACTGCGCGTCGGGCCGGACCGCCGCCGCCGCGGCCTGCAGGGCTGTCGTGAGCCGGGCCGCGATCTGCGGCGGCGTCTCGGTCGCCGGGGCGGCGCTCGATGAGGGGGCGCCGACCGGGAGCGGAGCCGGTCCGGTGCCCTGGGCGAGCGCCGAGATCGCGATCGGGGTGATCGCGACGACGGCCGCGAGCCCGGCGACGGCGAAGAGTCCCCGGCGGCGCCGCTGCCGCTGCCGACCGGCACCGATCGCGGTCTCCCGGGTGATCGACGACGGCGGCTGATCTGCTGATACTTCCTCGAAGATGGTGCGGATGTCGCTCATGCTGCTCCTAGCGCCTGCGCGGATAGGGGATCGGTGAGCAGGCCGCGCAGCGTGTGCAGGCCGCGCGCGCACTGGCTCTTGACGGTCCCGGTCGAGCACCCCAGCAGGTCGGCGACCTGCTCGACGGACTGGTCCTCCCAGAAGCGGAGCACCAGCACCGCCCGCTGCCGGGGTGGCACCTGTGACAGGGCGGCGAGCAGCGCGAACCGCTCGTCCGTGCTCGCGGGCGAGTCCGTGACCGGCCGTTCGGGCAGTTCCGAGGTGGTCCGCTCGCGGCGGAACCAGCCCAGCCTGCGCTCGTCGATGAGCGCCCGCACGACGATGCGCCGCACGTAGGCGTCGATCGACTCGCGGTTGTGCAACCTGGGCCACGCCACATAGAGCTTGGCGAGCGCGGTCTGCACCGCGTCCTCCGACCGATGCCAGTCCCCGCAGGTGAGGTAGGCGAACCTGACCAGCCCGGGTGCCCGAGCCGTCACGTAGTCGCCGTAATCCTTTTCCGCGTCAACCTTCATCCAACCCTCCTCGTCTCCCTGTCGGCCCTAGTCACGGGTGCGGGAGCCGTTCGGGTTGCATCGAGGTCCGGCGGACTCTACCGGGCTTGGCGGCGGACCACTACTGTGGCGTTCCCTGAACATCGACGAGAGACCTCGGAGACCCCGCTGATGAGCTTTCCGCGTTTCCTGAGCGCACATGAGCAGGCGGTTCTTCGGCGTGCGCTCGCCGCCGACTCCGCCGACGCCGAGCGGCTGCGCGCGCAGATCCCCTTCACGAAGGCGATCGCCGACTGCGCCTGCGGCTGTGCCTCGATCGACCTCTGGGTCAAGCGCGCGCCGGGAGTGCTGCCCGCCGCCGCCCCGGCGGTGATCGCCGCCCGGATCCTCGACACGGACAACGCGGGGATCCTGGTCTTCGTCGATCCGGACGGGTACCTGTCGCTGCTGGAGATCTTCACCCACGCCGACGAGCCGATCACCCGCTTCCCCGCGCCGGAACTGGTCGAACCGAAGGCCGCCTAGGAGTCGCGCCGGGCCAGCCAGAGCTCGGTCGTGACCATCTGCTCCAGCACGCCGCCGCGCTCGTCGATGACGGCGGCGAGCGCCGCGTGCAGGGTGGCCCGCTGCTCCTCCGGCAGCAGCCGGTGCGGCGAGAAGGTCGAGAGCAGGGCGAGATAGCGCGCCGTCGGAAACGGCACCACGGTCACCAGCAGCTCCTGCGCGACATCGCCGAAGAGCGGTGAACCGCGCAGCTCCTCGGAGTGGAACGCGGCGGGCGGGTGCACGTGGCTGCCCGGCCGCTCGGCGATCGCGGGTGCGTGCCGCAGATAGACCGCGTTCAACGCCTCGGCGACCTCGTCGTCGGCGAATCCGTGCTGGTGCGCGAAGACCGCGAGCACCCCGCCCGGCGCGAGCGCGTCGTATGCCAGCCGGGTCCGGCGCTCGCGGTCGACCCAGTGCCACGCGGTGGCGCTCGCGACCAACCCCACCCCGCCAGCCGGCGGCGCCCACTCCTCGAACCGGCTCACCACGACCGAGACCAGCTCATCGCCGGTGAAGCGCCGCGCCAACACCGCGGCCATCGCCGGGTCCGGCTCGATGCACGTCATGGGTACGCCGAGCGTGCGCAACGTCGCCGAACCCTTCCCGGTCCCGGCGCCCGCCTCGGCCACCCGCTCCGGCACCCGCCCGGCATAGGCGGTGATCAGCTCGGCGATCTCCACCGGGTAGCCCAGCCGAACCTCGTCATAGGCCTCGGCGACCTCGCCGAAGACGAGGCTCCGCTCCCGTGGCGAGGTCATCGTGGCCGGTCGCTGAGGCGTCGGATGAAATCGACGCTGCCGTCGAAGATCCGCTGGGCGTCGTGGTCGAGCGTCGCGACGTGGAAGCTGTCGGCGAGCACGACCTCGGTCGCATCGGTCGAGGCGGTGTCGCGCAGCACGATCGCGCTGTTGACCGGCTCCACGACGTGGTCGTCGGCGGAGCGGAAGAGCAGCAGCGGCTGGGCGATGCGGGGCAGGTCGGCGCGGACCACCGCCTGGAAGCGGCGCAGCGACGCGGCGGCCCGCACCGGGGTCCGGTCGTAGGCGCCCTCGGTCATGCCGGGCTTCTTGATGTCATCGCCGATCGCGGGCACCGACGGGATGACCTTGGCGAGCACGGGCAGCAGCTTCGCGTCCCAGCGCAGCATCGTCACGGCCGGGTTGACGAGGACCAGCCCGGCCAGCTCGGGATGCTGCTGGGCCAGGCGTAGCGCGAGCGTCCCGCCCATCGACAGGCCGACGGCGTAGACCGCGTCGCAGCGCGCGCTCAGGTCGGCGTAGGCGCGGTCGACCTCCGAATACCACTCCTGCCACGTCGTGCGGTTGGCGTCGCGCCAGTGCGTGCCGTGGCCCGGCAGCAGCGGCATCCGCACCGACCAGCCCTGATCGACGAGGTGCGCGGCCCACGGTCGCATGCTGTGTGGCGACCCGGTGAAGCCGTGGCACACCACGACGCCCACGTCGGTGGCGCCGTCGTGGTGCAGGGGAGAGTGATCGATGGCGTTGTCCATGGCAGCCTCCGGGTTGGCGTGTGGCGTCATCCTGCCACCTCGGCCATGCGGCGGACCAGGAAGCGGCGGTCGGCCTCCGCCGTCGCCAGGTCCAGGGCCTCCGCGTAGCAGGCCAGCGCCTCCTGCATGCGGCCGAGTCGGCGCAGCAGGTCGGCCCGCGTCGCCGCCAGCAGGTGGTAGCCCGACAGGGTGCCGGTCGCCACCAGAGCCTCCACCAGCGCCAATCCCGCCTCGGGGCCATCGGCCATGGAGACGGCGACCGCCCGGTTGAGCTCCACGACCGGGGTGCCGGCGATCCTGGTGAGCTGCTCATAGAGCAGGGCGATCTGCGGCCAGTCGGTCGAGTCGGCGTCGGAGGCGCTCGCATGGCAGGCGGCGATCGCGGCCTGCACCTGATAGGGGCCCGGCCGGCGACGGCGCAGCGCCCGGTCCAGCAGGGTCAGGCCCTCGGCGATCTGCTCCGCGTCAAAGCGGCTGCGGTCCTGGTCGGGCAGGGTCACCAGGTCACCGGCCGGGTCGAACCGCGCCTCCCGGCGGGCGTCGTGCAGCAGCATCAGCGCCAGCAGGCCCAGCGCCTCGGGCTCGTCGGGCATGAGGCCTGCGGTCAACCGGGCCAGCCGGATCGCCTCCGCACCGAGGTCCGGCCGGACGGGATCGGGGCCGCGCGTGGTGGCGTACCCCTCGTTGAAGATCAGGTAGAGGACGGCCAGGACCGCCGGTGTCCGCTCGACCAGCGCGTGGCCCGGCGGCACCCGGAACGGGATGCCCGCGCCGCGGATGCGGCTCTTGGCCCGGGTCAGCCGCTGGGCCAGCGTCTTCTCCGGCAGCAGCAGCGCCCGGGCGATCTCGGCCGTGCGCAGGCCGCAGAGGTAGCGCAGGGTCAGCGCCACCTGCTCGGGGACGGCGAGCGCCGGGTGGCAGCAGGTGAAGATGAGTTCGAGCCGTTCGTCGGGGATGTCGCCGCCCGGTGGCGGCTGCTCCGGCGCCCGGTCCGCCACCAGGGCGAGCCCGCGCAGCTTCGCCGCCTCCACCCCGGCCCGGCGCAGCCGGTCCAGCGCCCGGTTGCGGGCGGTCGTGGTCACCCAGGCGCCGGGGCGTTGCGGGATGCCGTCGGTCGGCCAGCTGGTCAAGGCCTGGGCGAAGGCGTCCTGCGCGCACTCCTCGGCGAGGTCCCAGTCGCCGGTGAACCGGATCAGGCTCGCCACGATCCGACTCCACTCGGCCGTGTAGACCTGCGCGACCGCCTCGCTCACCCCGTCCAGAACGCCCTCCTTCTCCTACCGCGCAACCCTAACGCCGCAGTCCGACGAAAACCGGCGGCGAAGCATCCGGCGTAAACCGTAGGCTGGCCGGATGGCTGCGGGCGATGACTATCGGGCACTGGGCGAGCGGGCCTGGGCATGGGTGCTGGACCAGGTCGGCGACGACGACGGCCCCTGGCTGCCCGGGAGCGTGACCGACGGGCCGCCGCCCGGCCCGGCCGACGATCGCGACTCGCTCTATGCCGGGATCGCCGGCCTCGCCCCGGTGCTCGCCGAGATCGCCCAGCACCGCGAGCTCACCGATGCCGAGCGAGCCCTGTCGGCCGCGATCGTGACGAGGCTCGCCGCCGCCGCGGCCACCCGGGCGGAGCCGTCGCTCTATGACGGCCTCGCCGGTGACGCCACGGCACTGAAGCTGCTCGTCGGGGACTCCCAACCGGTCGCCCTGCGGCGACTGGCGCAGCTGGCCACCCCGATGGGGTGGAAGACGACCTTCGACCTCCTGCCGGGCTCCGACGCACCGCTGACCGACGTGGTCCTCGGCAGCGCCGGCATCGTGATGGCGGCGGTCTGGGCCGGTGGCGAGCACGCCGAGCCGATCGCGATCACCGGCGGCGAGGCGCTGCTGCGGATCGCCGAACCGACCGGGGCCGGCCTGAACTGGGGGATGATCCCCGGCAAGCCGTCCAAGTCGCCGAACTTCTCCCACGGCACCGCGGGTGTCGCCGCGGCCCTCGCCGTCGCCGGGACGGCGTTCGGCCGCCCCGATTTCGTCGAGGCCGCACGTCAGGGTGCGCTGGAGCTGCTCGATGTCGGCTCGCTCGACGGCGGCGGGTTCATCATCCCGCACACGATCCCGCCGTCCACGCGGGAAGTGGAGCCGCTCACCTACACCTGGTGCCACGGGCCGACCGGCACCTCCTATGCCTTCGCGGCGCTGTCGCATGCCGGAGTGGACGAGGTAGGCGGCCTGACCACTGCCGAGCTGCGGCAGCGGTGCCTGCACTCGCTGCTCACCTCGGGCATTCCGCAGCGGCTCCGCCCCGGATTCTGGGACAACGACGGGCGCTGCTGCGGGACGGCGGGGGTCGGCGACGCGCTGCTCGACGCGGTGCAGGACGACCCCGGGTCGGAGCATGCCGCGGAGCTGCTCGCGGGGGCGCGGACCATGGCGGACGCGCTGGTCGAGCGGGCTGTCGTCGACGGCGACGGTGCGCGCTGGCGGTTCATCGAGTACCGGCAGGACGAGCCGCTGCTGCCGCCGGGGACCTCGTGGATGCAGGGGGCGGCGGGGATCGCGGCCTATCTGTTCCGGCTAGGCAGGGTGCTGGAGCAGGGATTGGGCGCGAAGGTCGTCGATCGCCCCGACCAGTGGTGGGGCGTCCCCGCCGCGCTGCGCACCGTCCACAATTGATGGTTACCGGATCTTGTGCGTTTTCCGTCGCTACGGCGACGGAAAACGCACAAGATCTACATGTCGCACCGTGCGGGTCGCTGGTCGGTTGCCCGGCGCCGGTGACCACCGCCCAGATCCATGGTCACCGGCGCCGGGAGCTCTCCGGAATGCATTCGCGGTCATCATTCTCATCGCGGCTCCGCAACGCGGTCAACATGTTCCGGAAATGTTCCGGGCTGCTTCCGGGTCCGGGAGAATGAGAGATGCCGACCCGCCAGATCGACGGGTCGGCAGGGTGGCACATGCCCATTGCCGAAACTTCCGGCGACGTTACCGCCGCGGCTTCTGCGGGATGCGCGGCAGGACGTAGGGCGCCCCGGAGAAGGCCAGCTCGGCCTTCACGATGCCGAGCGCCCGTTTGGGCTGGTAGGCCTCGTCGTAGAGCGTGGCGAGCCCCTCCGGCGGGTTGGTGAACCAGGTCGGCACCCACGAGTGACGGTCGGTGAAGCCCCAGACCGTGAAGGAGAGGCAGTGCCGGTTGGAGAGGCACGCCTGCAGCAGGATGCCGAAGTTGCCCGCCGAGGCCTGCAGTCGCGGGTTGATCTCGTTGGAGTCGCCCGCCTGCACCCCGGCCGTCATCTGGCTGCGCACGTCGACCTCGGTGAACGCGGTCGCCAGTCCCAGATCGGTGAAGCGCCGCAGCGCGTCGGAGACCTGGAACGTGTCGTAGTTGCCGTACTGCGTGCCGAGGTGGCCCTGGCTGCCGACGCCGTCGATCGGGACGCCGGTCTCGCGCAACCGCTTCACCATCTCGTAGACGAACTGCGTCTTGTCGTCGGCCGCGTTGCCGGAGCCGAAGACCTCGATGTTGTAGTCGTTGTAGAAGAGCAGCGCCTTCGCGTCGGCGGCCCGGGCCCAGCGGAAGGCGTCGGCGATGTAGCCGTCACCCAGGTGCTGCGCCCAGAACCCCTTGTAGTGGATCGCGGGCGGCGAGTCCCACGGGTCGCTGACCGCCTCGTTGACGACGTCCCACTGCCAGATCTTGCCCTTGAAGTGCTTCACCACGGCGGTGATGTGGTCGCGCAGGATGACGCGCAGTTCGGTGTCGCTGATGGAGCCGTCCGCGACGCCCGCGGTGAGCCAGCCGGGGAGCTGGTTGTGCCACACCAGCACGTGGCCGCGGACGGACTGCCGGTTGCGCTGGGCGAAGGCGATCAGCTCGTCGGCCGGGGCCCAGTTGTAGGTGCCCCGGGTCGGTTCGAGCACCTCCCACTTCATCACGTTCTCGGCCGTGACCGTGGAGAACTGGGACGCGACCGTGGCGCGGTACTGCGGGTCGGCGGTGTCGGCGAGCGCGGCCATGTCGACCGCGGTGCCGATCTGGAGCCCGTGGCGCTGGGCCAGCCCGCGCAGGCTCTGCTCGGCGGGGCGGACGTTGTCCGCGGCGGCGGGCATGGCGTTCAGCGCACCGGCGACCGCGAGGGCCACGGTCCCGGTGATGATCAACCGTGAGACTTTCATCGGTGTCCTTCCTTATCGGCTGGGCGATCGGCTGGGATGAGCCAGTTGTGCCGATGGAGCGGACCTCGCCCGGGGCGGGGCGAGGAGTCAGAGTTCGGTGTATGTCGCGTGGTCGAAGTCGGCGTGGGTGCCGTCCGAGCCGAGGTCCTGCACCCAGAGGCCGAGGAACGCGCCGGTGAATCCCCAGGCGGCGGGCTCGCCGTCGATGACGATCGCGGCGTGCTCGTCGGAGAGGATCGTGGCGTCGAACTCGATCGGCAGGTCGGTCCAGACGTCGCCGAGCCGGTAGGCGAACCGCACCACCGGGCCGTCGAAGGTCACCCTGAGCCCGACCCGCGCGCTCTCACCCACGTCGACACCCAGCTGGGGGTACGCCGTGAGCCGCCCGCTGTCACACGCGAGCAGCTCCAGCAGCCGCCGCCCGTCGTCGGCCCGGGTGAGGTAGGCGTAGTACCAGTTCCCGGTGTTGTAGTAGCCGGTGACGCCCGCGAGGTGCCGGTGCCCGGTCGGGTCGAAGTCGACGACCGTCTCCAGCGAGCAGCGGGTGGACCCGACCCGCCGGGCGACGAGGCTGGGCGCCTGCCGGCCCACGGGTGACTGGCCGCCGACGATCCGCAGGTGCGAGGGCCGGCTGGTGAGGTCGACCCAGTCCGGGGTCGCCGGGCGGCGCAGTGTCGACCACAGTGGACCGAGCGCCGGTGCGTCGAAGGTGTCCGTCGCGGGCGCGGCGGGCCAGGGCGCCGGGGGCAGGTCCGGCCCGGCGACATCGTCGGCGGGCACGCCGCCGGGAATGCTCGGCCAGCCGCCGGCCGGCCAGTCGACCCGCTGGATCGCCGTCTCGCGTCCGAGCACGCAGCTGCCGAGCGGCGTGTAGGGCCGGGCCGCCAGGTGGGCGAGGTACCACTGGCCGGTCTGCGTCTGGACGAGGCTGCCGTGCCCGGCCTTCTGCAGCCGCAGGTCGGGTCGGCCGACGGAGGTGAGCAGCGGTCCGGACGGGTCCGCGGTGTAGGGGCCGAGCAGGTGCCGGGACCGGGCGACGGTCACCTGGTGCTCCCAGCTCGTGCCGCCCTCGGCGGTGACCAGGTAATACCACCCGTCGTGCTTGTAGAGGTGCGGTCCCTCGGTCAGCCCGGCTTCGGTGCCGCCGAAGATGACCCGGGCCTTGCCGACGAGGCGTCGTTCGGCGCGGTCGTACTGCTGGATCTCGATCCCGTTGAAGCGGTCGCGGCCGGGCCGCCAGTCGGCGTTCAGGGCGAGCAGCCACGAGGTGCCGTCGTCGTCGTGGAAGAGCGACGCGTCGAACCCGTGGCCGTGCAGCGGTACCGGATCCGACCACGGTCCGTCGATCGAGGGGGCGGTGATCAGGAAGTTCTGCGGGTCCCAGTAGCCGCTCGCGAAGCTGGCCACGTCGCTGTAGACCAGGTGGAACATGCCGTCGGCGTAGGAGAGGTCCGGCGCCCACACCCCGTTGGAGTCGCCGCAGCCGCGCAGGTCGAGCAGGCGCCGCTCGGTGATGATCCCGCCCAGCGGCCGCCAGTGAACGAGATCGCGCGAGTGGTGGACGCCCACACCGGGGTACCACTCGAACGTCGACGTGGCGAGGTAGTAGTCGTCGCCCACGCGCAGAATCGACGGGTCAGGGTGGAAGCCGCTCAGCACTGGGTTGCGGATGGTTCCTGCGGCGGTGGCCACGTCTGCGGTCTCGGTCGACATGGTGATTCTCCTCTATCGTTGCTGCTTCCAGCGTTGCGCCGAAACTTCCGGAGATTTGGCCGGGAATTCCCGCACACCATAGCGACAAGTGTCGACTCGCAACACCCCTTGACCGTTGTGGCACCGAGGTCGTAACGTGCCCGCCATCATTCGATAACGACCGGACTGATCGTGAAACTTTCGGTTCGGTGCAGCACTGAAGTCGACATCGGTATCCGAGTACTCGTCCGTACCTCGAAGGGACCGCTCATGACCGCGCATCTCTCCCGCAGATCTCTGCTGGGTGTCGCCGGTGCCAGCGCAGGCACGCTCCTGCTGGGCGCCTGCAGCGACGACAAGACCGCCGACCCGAATGGTGCACAGACCATCAACTGGTGGCACATCCAGAACACCGACCCGATGCTGCCCGTGTGGGCGGCAATCGCGAAGGAGTACGAGACCGCCCACTCGAACGTCAAGGTCGCGATCCAGCCGCTGGAGAACGAGGCGTTCAAGGCGAAGCTCACCACCGCCACGCAGGCCGGCTCTCCGCCCGACCTGTTCCAGTCCTGGGGCGGCGGCGTGCTCCAGCAGCAGGTCGACGCCGGCCTGGTCAAGGACATCACCGCTGACGTCCAGCCGTGGATCGGATCGCTGCTGCCCGCCGCGCTGCAGCCGTTCACGATCGACAACAAGATCTACGGCGTTCCGTTCGATGTCGGCATGGTCGGCTTCTGGTACAACAAGGAGCTCTTCACCAAGGCCGGCATCACCGCCCCGCCGACGACCTGGGCCGAGCTGCTGACGGTGGTCGGCAAGATCAAGGCGGCCGGCATCATCCCGATCGCCCTGGCGGGCAAGGAGAAGTGGCCGGGACACTTCTACTGGGCCTACCTCTCGATGCGCATCGGCGGCTTGGGAGCGCTCCAGCAGGCGGCGAAGGACCACAACTTCGACACCCCCGACTTCGTCGCGGCCGGGACCCGTTTCAAGGAGCTCATCGACCTCGCCCCGTTCCAGAAGGGCTTCCTCGGCGCCGAATACGGCTCACCGGACGGCCAGGCGGCCACGATGGGCAACGGCGGAGCGGCGATGGAGCTGATGGGCCAGTGGGCCCCGTCGGTGCAGGCATCCTCCTCCACCAGCAAGAAGGGGCTCGGCGACAAGCTCGGCTTCTTCCCCTTCCCGGCCGTCGAGGGCGGCAAGGGCACGGTGGCTGAGGCGTTCGGCGGCGGCAACGGCTTCGTCGTCGGCAAGAACGCCCCCGCGGCGACCCTGGACTTCCTGAAGACCCTTCTGACCGCTGCCAACCAGCGCAAGTCCGCCGCGACCGGCGCCGTGCTGCCGACCGTCAAGGACGCGGCCGACGCCATCGCCGACGCCAACAGCAAGGTGGTGGCCGCGAGCCTCGCCGCCGCGACCGGGTTCCAGCTCTACCTGGACCAGGCTTACCCGCCGGCCGTCGGCCAGCAGGTCAACGACAGCGTGGCCGAGCTCGTCGCCGGCTCCAAGAAGCCGGAGCAGATCGTCGTCGACATCACCAAGACGGCTAAGAGCCAGTAACATGCCCGGCTCCGAACTCTCGTTCGCCTCGTCGGCGGCCACGCGCAAGCGTGGCCGCCGGCCCCGGCGCGGCAACCTGGCGACGATCGCCATCTTCCTCGCCCCGGCGCTGGTCCTCTTCCTGCTGCTGGTGATCACGCCGATCCTCGTCGCGGGCTACA
This portion of the Allocatelliglobosispora scoriae genome encodes:
- a CDS encoding SigE family RNA polymerase sigma factor; protein product: MKVDAEKDYGDYVTARAPGLVRFAYLTCGDWHRSEDAVQTALAKLYVAWPRLHNRESIDAYVRRIVVRALIDERRLGWFRRERTTSELPERPVTDSPASTDERFALLAALSQVPPRQRAVLVLRFWEDQSVEQVADLLGCSTGTVKSQCARGLHTLRGLLTDPLSAQALGAA
- a CDS encoding RNA polymerase sigma factor — encoded protein: MDGVSEAVAQVYTAEWSRIVASLIRFTGDWDLAEECAQDAFAQALTSWPTDGIPQRPGAWVTTTARNRALDRLRRAGVEAAKLRGLALVADRAPEQPPPGGDIPDERLELIFTCCHPALAVPEQVALTLRYLCGLRTAEIARALLLPEKTLAQRLTRAKSRIRGAGIPFRVPPGHALVERTPAVLAVLYLIFNEGYATTRGPDPVRPDLGAEAIRLARLTAGLMPDEPEALGLLALMLLHDARREARFDPAGDLVTLPDQDRSRFDAEQIAEGLTLLDRALRRRRPGPYQVQAAIAACHASASDADSTDWPQIALLYEQLTRIAGTPVVELNRAVAVSMADGPEAGLALVEALVATGTLSGYHLLAATRADLLRRLGRMQEALACYAEALDLATAEADRRFLVRRMAEVAG
- a CDS encoding lanthionine synthetase LanC family protein, with translation MAAGDDYRALGERAWAWVLDQVGDDDGPWLPGSVTDGPPPGPADDRDSLYAGIAGLAPVLAEIAQHRELTDAERALSAAIVTRLAAAAATRAEPSLYDGLAGDATALKLLVGDSQPVALRRLAQLATPMGWKTTFDLLPGSDAPLTDVVLGSAGIVMAAVWAGGEHAEPIAITGGEALLRIAEPTGAGLNWGMIPGKPSKSPNFSHGTAGVAAALAVAGTAFGRPDFVEAARQGALELLDVGSLDGGGFIIPHTIPPSTREVEPLTYTWCHGPTGTSYAFAALSHAGVDEVGGLTTAELRQRCLHSLLTSGIPQRLRPGFWDNDGRCCGTAGVGDALLDAVQDDPGSEHAAELLAGARTMADALVERAVVDGDGARWRFIEYRQDEPLLPPGTSWMQGAAGIAAYLFRLGRVLEQGLGAKVVDRPDQWWGVPAALRTVHN
- a CDS encoding endo-1,4-beta-xylanase encodes the protein MKVSRLIITGTVALAVAGALNAMPAAADNVRPAEQSLRGLAQRHGLQIGTAVDMAALADTADPQYRATVASQFSTVTAENVMKWEVLEPTRGTYNWAPADELIAFAQRNRQSVRGHVLVWHNQLPGWLTAGVADGSISDTELRVILRDHITAVVKHFKGKIWQWDVVNEAVSDPWDSPPAIHYKGFWAQHLGDGYIADAFRWARAADAKALLFYNDYNIEVFGSGNAADDKTQFVYEMVKRLRETGVPIDGVGSQGHLGTQYGNYDTFQVSDALRRFTDLGLATAFTEVDVRSQMTAGVQAGDSNEINPRLQASAGNFGILLQACLSNRHCLSFTVWGFTDRHSWVPTWFTNPPEGLATLYDEAYQPKRALGIVKAELAFSGAPYVLPRIPQKPRR
- a CDS encoding class I SAM-dependent methyltransferase, coding for MTSPRERSLVFGEVAEAYDEVRLGYPVEIAELITAYAGRVPERVAEAGAGTGKGSATLRTLGVPMTCIEPDPAMAAVLARRFTGDELVSVVVSRFEEWAPPAGGVGLVASATAWHWVDRERRTRLAYDALAPGGVLAVFAHQHGFADDEVAEALNAVYLRHAPAIAERPGSHVHPPAAFHSEELRGSPLFGDVAQELLVTVVPFPTARYLALLSTFSPHRLLPEEQRATLHAALAAVIDERGGVLEQMVTTELWLARRDS
- a CDS encoding glycoside hydrolase family 43 protein; the protein is MSTETADVATAAGTIRNPVLSGFHPDPSILRVGDDYYLATSTFEWYPGVGVHHSRDLVHWRPLGGIITERRLLDLRGCGDSNGVWAPDLSYADGMFHLVYSDVASFASGYWDPQNFLITAPSIDGPWSDPVPLHGHGFDASLFHDDDGTSWLLALNADWRPGRDRFNGIEIQQYDRAERRLVGKARVIFGGTEAGLTEGPHLYKHDGWYYLVTAEGGTSWEHQVTVARSRHLLGPYTADPSGPLLTSVGRPDLRLQKAGHGSLVQTQTGQWYLAHLAARPYTPLGSCVLGRETAIQRVDWPAGGWPSIPGGVPADDVAGPDLPPAPWPAAPATDTFDAPALGPLWSTLRRPATPDWVDLTSRPSHLRIVGGQSPVGRQAPSLVARRVGSTRCSLETVVDFDPTGHRHLAGVTGYYNTGNWYYAYLTRADDGRRLLELLACDSGRLTAYPQLGVDVGESARVGLRVTFDGPVVRFAYRLGDVWTDLPIEFDATILSDEHAAIVIDGEPAAWGFTGAFLGLWVQDLGSDGTHADFDHATYTEL
- a CDS encoding alpha/beta hydrolase; translation: MTPHANPEAAMDNAIDHSPLHHDGATDVGVVVCHGFTGSPHSMRPWAAHLVDQGWSVRMPLLPGHGTHWRDANRTTWQEWYSEVDRAYADLSARCDAVYAVGLSMGGTLALRLAQQHPELAGLVLVNPAVTMLRWDAKLLPVLAKVIPSVPAIGDDIKKPGMTEGAYDRTPVRAAASLRRFQAVVRADLPRIAQPLLLFRSADDHVVEPVNSAIVLRDTASTDATEVVLADSFHVATLDHDAQRIFDGSVDFIRRLSDRPR
- a CDS encoding roadblock/LC7 domain-containing protein, with protein sequence MPDNTPVLAELRRLRERLPYIAGIVVASTDGLLVAHEAPGIEPETVAAMSAALLGLSQQLAAGTGSGDFRETVTSASHGYVATFVAGESALLTVLAKPELNVGLLHHEARPAAARIGALLAEPSGARRP